Sequence from the Chrysiogenia bacterium genome:
CCAGTCGGTGACGGCCTCGCGCGGCTTCGCGCTCAGGCGCATCAGCGCTCAGCGTTTTGGGCGAGAGCACGAGCGCCCAGATTCCGGCCGTAAGCATCACCGAGATAAACCCCTGATGGACGCGAAGGACCGTGACGAAGAAAGGCTCCCAGGTATGCAGGGCCTCACGGCCGATCACGGCGAGCTTCACGCCGTAGCTGGCAACGAAGGCAATGACCAGCGCCACCGCGCCCTTCATGCGCCGCCTGTGGGCTTCGACGTCCCCGCCGCGCACGGCCAGCACGCCGCTGATGGCCAGCGCAAGGGCGGTGCCCGCAAGTGCGAGCGAGAATGTCCAGAAGCTGAGGCGAGCATCCATGGCCGTGTACTTACCGCACGGGCAGGGGGGGAAGCCAGTGCTCAGCGCACATTGCAGTCGGGCCAGAACGTGGCAACGCGCTCCAGGGTGTCGTCCTCAGGCGTGCCGTCGCTTACCAGAATGGTTCGAAGCGCGGGGGTCGCGTCCGGCGCATGCGAATCAAGGAGCGAGCGTAGCTGTGCGCGCGAAGCAACAAGGGCCGTTGCGCCGCTCACCTGCGGC
This genomic interval carries:
- a CDS encoding DUF420 domain-containing protein, which encodes MDARLSFWTFSLALAGTALALAISGVLAVRGGDVEAHRRRMKGAVALVIAFVASYGVKLAVIGREALHTWEPFFVTVLRVHQGFISVMLTAGIWALVLSPKTLSADAPEREAARGRHRLAGRIAIASFAGALTMSAITYWGMWQRAG